The Hyphomicrobiales bacterium genome includes a window with the following:
- a CDS encoding transporter associated domain-containing protein yields LGRIPVRGEVVCALDSFDFEIVEADSRRIKQVRIIKTKNTAKRRRRRSQEAERGDNSTNDEKSEQ; encoded by the coding sequence AGCTTGGCCGTATTCCTGTGCGTGGCGAAGTTGTCTGTGCGCTCGACAGTTTCGACTTTGAAATTGTTGAAGCTGATTCACGGCGCATCAAACAAGTTCGCATCATCAAAACAAAAAATACCGCGAAACGTCGCCGCCGCCGCTCTCAAGAAGCTGAACGCGGCGATAATTCGACCAACGATGAAAAATCGGAACAATAG